GGGGCGGTAAAATTCATGATCTTGACGATGAAATGCGTGATGAAACACTCTCTATGGGTGAAAAAGCGCTGTTTATTGAACACCCAACAGATCGTAGCAATGCGGTAAAATTGAATCAGGTAAAACCGTCATCTCTACCTTGGGCTGATCCTGAAAAAATCCCATACACTATTATGGGGCCTTACCTAACACCTCTTTTTGAAAGAGCTTTTATTACAGGGTTACACGATCCTTCGCAACGCCCTACCGCAGATGAATGGGAAACCGCTTTAGTCAAAACGGTAGATTTAGTTCAGCCTTGTCAAAATAAAGACTGTGAACAGCAATGGTATGTTTTTTCAGGAAAAACACAGCCAGTTTGTCCTTATTGTCATACCCCATATAAAGGGCAATTGCCGATTTTAAATCTCTACTCTTCCCGTAAAGCCGGTAGCTTTAGACCCGACGATCACCGCTTAATGGTTTGGAGTAATCAATCACTGTTTCCTTGGCATGTTAATCGCCTTATTGCGCCTAATGAACGCACCACAGATGAACAGAAAAAGCGCGTAGGCTATTTTGTTTATCACAACTCAACATGGTGGCTTGTTAATGAGCGTATTGATGGATTAATGGTATTGCCAGAGAAAAAGCAAATAGCGATTGGCGATAAAATTGCATTAACCGATGGATTGCAATTTGTGTTATCGACAGAAGAAGGTGGGCGACTTGTTGTGGTGCAATTAGTGTCTAATTAATAAAGTAAGAGAATAATCCGTTTAATTTATCGCGGTTATTCTCTTTTTTCATTATGTTAAATTTAATATTGAGATCAAAGCTTAAATTCCATAACCAAATTTAAATCTTTTGCTGGTTTTCCTGTTTCATAGCGCCATTGTTCCATTGCGTGAATAAGTGACAAACCAAAAACATCCACTAAAGGTGAGTCTAAAATCCTAATATTTTGTACATGCCCATTTTCATCAACATCAAATTTCGCCTTTAATTCACCTTCAATGCCTTGAGAACAAGCTTTTACAGGATAACTAGGTAATGGACGTAATAAATTCTTAGGGTAATTTTTAACCGTAAGATTTGACTCTTTTATTTCACTTTGAGTCATTTTCTCTGGTTCATCGGCTAATTTTGGTTTCAATAACAAATTAGATTGAGCATCCGGCTGTATTGATTGAGTCGCACATCCATTTAGTAAAATAGTGCTACAAAGTAAACTTAAAATAGCTAATTTTATTTTCATTTTTCTTTTCTAAAATAAGATTAAATATAAAAATAAAATAACACATCTCATAATTATTTTTATTCTCAATTTAGTTATTTAGTTAAGAAAAACTGTGCAATTAATCCTATTTTAGTCATTTTATTTAAATCCAAGTCAGATCACAGTTTCACATCTCACCCTTTCCATTCAGCGCTAACATTCAATATTGGATATCAAGATCTCAGTTTATTAAGCCTCATTATTTACAATACCCCACTGTGATAATTGGAGGCATGAATGAAAACTAAAAATAAAATCAATGTGCTAGAGCTTATTTCGCCAGAGATGAAACAAGTTATGCAATTTTATGCAGATAATCCGCAACCTGCGCCAGAAAATGATGGCTATCCATCGATGCGTCTTGCTTATAATCAAGATAGGCGTTATTGGAATGCTGATGCACCAGAGATGTTTAACATACAAGATATTTCGGTGAGTACTTCTTATGGGAATGTATTAACACGTCTTTATCAACCCAAAGAAAAAACACCTGCAACACTTTATTATCTTCATGGTGGCGGTTTTATTTTAGGGAATTTAGATACTCACGATCGCATTATGCGACTGCTTGCCAGTTATACTGGTTGTACTGTTATTGGTATTGACTATTCACTGTCACCAGAAGCGCATTATCCTCAAGCCATTGATGAATCCGCACAGGTTTGTCTGTATTATCATCAAAATGCAAAACACTACGATATTAATACACAACAGATTGGTTTTGCGGGTGACTCCGCAGGTGCGATGTTATCGCTTGCCACAGTATTATGGTTACGTGACAAACACATTAACTGCGGTAAAGTGAGTGCCACTTTGCTTTGGTATGGATTATATGGCTTACGCGATTCTACCAGCCGTCGACTTTATGGTGGTGAATGGGATGGGTTGCGCCAACAAGATTTAGAAGAGTATGACAATGCGTATTTAACCGCACTTGGCAGTCGTGACGCACCTTATTATTGCTTATTTAATAACGATTTAACGCAAGATATTCCACCTTGCTTTATCGCTAGCGCACAATACGACCCACTTATTGATGATAGTGTGACGCTATTTAAAACCTTAGAAGCGCATCAATTACCTTGTGAATATAAAATGTATTCCGGCACATTACATGCTTTTTTACACTATTCACGTATGATGAAAGTGGCAGATGACGCCATTCGAGATGGCGCTCACTATTTTGTAAAACAACTGGCTTTGTAAAACAATTGGCTTTTCTAGAACTCAAGATTTCGAATAAACCGATAATCCGCGGACGCCTCTTTAAGTCGATACAGACTTGCAGGGCGTCCTCTTTCTGCCCGTTTTTCTCCTGTATCAATCAATAAATCTGCTTGTTCGATGCGTCGTCTAAAGGATTTTTTCTGGATTTCTTTCCCAATCAGAATTTCATGAACATGCTGTAACTCAGGCAAGGTAAACACTTCGGGTAATGCAAATCCGGGAACAATTGAATAGAGTGATTTTTGCTTTAAACGCTCTCTCGCTTGTGTAATTAACTCTCGATGATCAAACGCTAAGCTTTGTTGTGTAACCTCATCAATAGGGCACCACATTACCGAATCCACAGTATCAATATGAGCTTCGCACGCTTGATGTGCCATTAACGCGGTATAACAGACTGTTACCGACCAGCCTCTTGCATCACGCTGATCGTTCCCCACTGAACAGAGTTGCTCAATATAAGGAGGGATGACCCCCGTTTTCTCTTTTAATTTTCTTAGCACCGTATCTTCAAGACATTTATCTTGCACTTCATCGACAAATCCACCGGGTAAACCCCATTTTCCTTTTTCAGGATGCTCCCCTCTTTTCACTAACAACACTTTTAACTGCTCTTCATGATAAGTAAACAGCACGGCATCAACGGTGATGAGTGGGGATAGGAAATCACGACGATTATAACTGGCTAAAAAATCTTGTTCATTCATGGCGGAAACTTAATTAGAAAACGATAAGGCTATTTTAAGGTTAAACAGCAAAAAATCAAATTTTGTCATAAAGACACTAAATCAGTTGACAAGAATAGTGTCTATAAGACACAATACACTTATTGTCATAAGGACACTTAAAAAAGGAAATACTATGTTTAACTTAAATTATTTTAAAGCTGACTCATCAACATTCATCATTAAATCCGTTAATGGTAAAATCCGCCAACAAGGTAAAGGCTTAAGTTTTTGGTATAACTCAGCCACAACCTCCATTGCGGCATTACCTTTAAACGCACAAGAAGCGCCATTTATTTTTAACTTCCAAACCGCAGACTTTCAGAGTTTACGCATCCAAGGACAAATTTCATTTCAGGTCAAAACCCCTGAAAAAGCGGCAGAAGTGCTCAACTTTAACTTAAGTAAAAACGGTAAGTCATATGCCTCTGAAGATCCACTCAAACTCAGTGATCGTGTTGTGCGTATTGCACAAACCTTAATTCAAGCAAAGATCCAAAGTACTCCCCTCAGAGAAGCATTATTACTCAGCCAATCATTAGTGACTTTGGTGATGGAACAATTAATTGAACACTCATCATTAGAAGCATTAGGCATTGCAATTTTAGATGTTTCTATTGCAGCAATTACCCCATCACCAGAAACCTTAAAAGCGCTAGAAGCCGAGGCAAGAGAATCCTTACTGAAAGAAGCCGATGATGCAATTTATGCGCGTCGTAAATTCTCAGTTGAACAAGAGCGCACCATTAAAGAAGCAGAATTAGAAACTGACTTATCCGTTCAACGCAAACGACAAGAAATTGAAGAAGCACGTTTAGAAAATGAACGTACATTATTACGAGAACAAGCAGAAATTGAAAAAGAACGCCTTGAAGCCAAAGTGAATGCTGAAGCAAAACGCAAAGAACTTGTCGCATTAAGTGCCGAAAATCAGCGAACACAATCAGAAGCTGATGCCTACGCCATTGAAGCGACCATGCGAGCTTACCGTGAATTGCCCGTTGAAAACTTAAAAGCCATGGCGCTAGCAAAAATGGACTCACAACAATTAATGGCAATGGCATTTGAAACCTTAGCGCTTAATTCAGGGAAAATCGGCGAACTGAATATTACCCCTGATTTATTTAGCCAATTTATGAAAAAAGGCGGTAAATAATGCAACGTAACAACGATTTTCGCTTTGTGTTAGTGATGAGAAAAAGCCGTTTACAAGAATTAATCGAGCGCTTTAATACCTGGTCACAAGCCAAGTTTTATTTAGAACACAACAATGTTGAGGTAAAGGATTACCTCAACGAACACAATCTATATCAAAAACAATTAACAGAAGCCGAGTTGATTTTAAAATCCCTAGGACGCTTTCAGCTATTAGAACGAAATTTATTACCTAGCTATCAATTTTCACCCCACGATATTGTGGTGGTGATTGGTCAAGATGGGCTTGTAGCTAATACACTGAAATATCTCAATGGGCAGCCTATCATTGCAATAAACCCTGATCCATCAAGATGGGATGGTAAATTATTACCCTTTGAAATAGGGCAATTAAAAGAGACGGTGATTAATACCATTAATCAAAAAATGCCATTTAAAACGGTCACTTTCGCGCAAGCGACAACCAATGATGGTCAATCATTATTAGCAGTTAATGACCTATTTATTGGCCCTAAAAGTCACACTTCCGCGCAGTATATTTTACAATGGGATGGTGCTCAAGAAGCACAATCCTCATCAGGCATCATTGTGTCAACGGGATTAGGATCAACTGGGTGGTTTCAATCTATTCTTGCGGGCGCAATGGCAATAACAGGAAAAGCTTCGCACCCTCTGTTACAAGGGTTTAACTGGGGTGATCGAAAGCTACAATTTAGTGTCAGAGAGCCATTTCCTAGCAGAACAACAGGTGTCACACTGACTTTTGGCACTATTGAGCCTGACTCACCGTTACAATTAGAGTCTTTGATGCCAGAAAATGGAGTTATTTTTTCGGATGGCATCGAAGATGACTATTTACCGTTTAATGCAGGCTGTATAGCGCATATTGGTATCGCTGATATACAAGGGCAATTAATTAGCCAAAAAGGACGTCAGCGGATTTAGATTTATTGAGTGTTACGTAACACCGTTTCAAGTCCTGAAATCATTACATCAAGGACAAACAAAAATGCAGCATCACCATTATCACTATCCATAATGGCAACGGCTTGAGTTAATAATGGCGGATAGTGAACAGTATTGGGCTCTGTTTTCTCACGCTCTTTTTGGCTTTCTTGATGCTCTTGAGTTTCAAGAACTGATCCTAATGTAAAATGCGCAATAGCACTCAACGCATATACGGCTTGAGACAAACTAAATCCGGCATCACATAAAAATTGTAGTTGCTGTTCTGATGTCTCAAATTGGCTTTCAGACGGGCGAGTTCCTGCATGAATTTTGCCACCATCACGATACATTAATAATGCTTGGCGAAAGCTTTTCGCGTTATTTCTCAAAAAATCCTGCCATGTTTCATTAGGCAATGGCAAAACATGATGATGATGTTTTTGCAAAATCGTTTCTGCTAATGCATCTAACAACGCACGTTTATTCTTCACATGCCAATACAAGGTGGGTTGCTCTACCCCTATTTTTTGCGCTAATTTGCGCGTCGTTAGGCCGTCAATCCCCACTTCATGAAGTAAAACTAACGCATTATCAATCACTTGTTCTTTATCTAACTTTGCCATTATCTACCTCAAAATAAAACATCCTTGACAATCTATCACTGATAGAGATATTTTACGCCCACTCTATCACCGATAGATTTTTAGGATCTAGATGAATAAATCAATTATTATTATACTGCTGATCACCGTATTAGATGCCATTGGCATTGGGCTTATCATGCCAGTACTCCCTACGCTATTAAATGAATTTATCAGTGAGAATTCACTTGCAACTCATTACGGTGTGCTATTAGCGCTCTATGCTACTATGCAGGTTATTTTTGCACCTATTTTAGGCAGACTGTCTGACAAATATGGCAGAAAACCTATTTTGCTGTTTTCTCTTTTAGGTGCAGCCCTCGATTACCTTTTAATGGCATTCTCAACCACTCTTTGGATGCTCTACATTGGGCGTATTATTGCAGGCATCACAGGTGCAACAGGTGCTGTATGTGCATCAGCCATGAGTGATATTACTCCTGCTAAAAATCGAACTCGCTATTTTGGCTTTTTAGGTGGTGCTTTTGGTGTTGGTCTTATTATTGGTCCAATACTCGGA
This genomic stretch from Proteus vulgaris harbors:
- the tonB_1 gene encoding TonB-like protein produces the protein MKIKLAILSLLCSTILLNGCATQSIQPDAQSNLLLKPKLADEPEKMTQSEIKESNLTVKNYPKNLLRPLPSYPVKACSQGIEGELKAKFDVDENGHVQNIRILDSPLVDVFGLSLIHAMEQWRYETGKPAKDLNLVMEFKL
- the aes gene encoding Acetyl esterase; the encoded protein is MKTKNKINVLELISPEMKQVMQFYADNPQPAPENDGYPSMRLAYNQDRRYWNADAPEMFNIQDISVSTSYGNVLTRLYQPKEKTPATLYYLHGGGFILGNLDTHDRIMRLLASYTGCTVIGIDYSLSPEAHYPQAIDESAQVCLYYHQNAKHYDINTQQIGFAGDSAGAMLSLATVLWLRDKHINCGKVSATLLWYGLYGLRDSTSRRLYGGEWDGLRQQDLEEYDNAYLTALGSRDAPYYCLFNNDLTQDIPPCFIASAQYDPLIDDSVTLFKTLEAHQLPCEYKMYSGTLHAFLHYSRMMKVADDAIRDGAHYFVKQLAL
- a CDS encoding NUDIX-family hydrolase yields the protein MNEQDFLASYNRRDFLSPLITVDAVLFTYHEEQLKVLLVKRGEHPEKGKWGLPGGFVDEVQDKCLEDTVLRKLKEKTGVIPPYIEQLCSVGNDQRDARGWSVTVCYTALMAHQACEAHIDTVDSVMWCPIDEVTQQSLAFDHRELITQARERLKQKSLYSIVPGFALPEVFTLPELQHVHEILIGKEIQKKSFRRRIEQADLLIDTGEKRAERGRPASLYRLKEASADYRFIRNLEF
- a CDS encoding SPFH domain / Band 7 family, which translates into the protein MFNLNYFKADSSTFIIKSVNGKIRQQGKGLSFWYNSATTSIAALPLNAQEAPFIFNFQTADFQSLRIQGQISFQVKTPEKAAEVLNFNLSKNGKSYASEDPLKLSDRVVRIAQTLIQAKIQSTPLREALLLSQSLVTLVMEQLIEHSSLEALGIAILDVSIAAITPSPETLKALEAEARESLLKEADDAIYARRKFSVEQERTIKEAELETDLSVQRKRQEIEEARLENERTLLREQAEIEKERLEAKVNAEAKRKELVALSAENQRTQSEADAYAIEATMRAYRELPVENLKAMALAKMDSQQLMAMAFETLALNSGKIGELNITPDLFSQFMKKGGK
- a CDS encoding Predicted sugar kinase yields the protein MQRNNDFRFVLVMRKSRLQELIERFNTWSQAKFYLEHNNVEVKDYLNEHNLYQKQLTEAELILKSLGRFQLLERNLLPSYQFSPHDIVVVIGQDGLVANTLKYLNGQPIIAINPDPSRWDGKLLPFEIGQLKETVINTINQKMPFKTVTFAQATTNDGQSLLAVNDLFIGPKSHTSAQYILQWDGAQEAQSSSGIIVSTGLGSTGWFQSILAGAMAITGKASHPLLQGFNWGDRKLQFSVREPFPSRTTGVTLTFGTIEPDSPLQLESLMPENGVIFSDGIEDDYLPFNAGCIAHIGIADIQGQLISQKGRQRI
- the tetRJ gene encoding tetracycline repressor protein TetR codes for the protein MAKLDKEQVIDNALVLLHEVGIDGLTTRKLAQKIGVEQPTLYWHVKNKRALLDALAETILQKHHHHVLPLPNETWQDFLRNNAKSFRQALLMYRDGGKIHAGTRPSESQFETSEQQLQFLCDAGFSLSQAVYALSAIAHFTLGSVLETQEHQESQKEREKTEPNTVHYPPLLTQAVAIMDSDNGDAAFLFVLDVMISGLETVLRNTQ